One Solanum pennellii chromosome 9, SPENNV200 DNA segment encodes these proteins:
- the LOC107029229 gene encoding aspartic proteinase-like protein 2 isoform X2, protein MVKFELGYFLFFILIIGTANGGIEGVIKVNYKFSGSERTLTALKAHDEKRHLRLLAGVDLPIGGTGRPDSVGLYYAKIGIGTPSNDYYVQVDTGSDIMWVNCVGCDQCPRRGYHGLELAFYNRKDSLSGKLISCGHQFCKDVNGGSVSGCYGNNSCYFNENYGDGSFSMGYFVEDVVQYDLVSGDLQTNSTNGTVIFGCGGTQSVDLRSADDALDGVLGFGKSNSSMLSQLASSGKVKKMFAHCLDGVNGGGIFAIGNVVKPKVTMTPLVPNQQHYNVNMTAVEVGFQFLNLSAEVFTNGVNKGVIIDSGTTLAYLPEVIYGPLVKKILSWQPDLRLRTVNDEYTCFGYSGSVDDGFPQVNFHFENFLSLRVRPHEYLFPFEDLFCIGWQNSGSLSRDKWNLTVFGVNDVFFTYEALK, encoded by the exons ATGGTGAAATTCGAATTGGGTTActttttattcttcattttgattATTGGAACTGCAAATGGGGGAATTGAAGGAGTAATCAAAGTGAATTACAAGTTTTCCGGTTCTGAACGGACTCTCACTGCCCTAAAAGCCCATGATGAAAAGCGCCATCTCAGACTTCTCGCCGGCGTCGACCTACCTATCGGCGGCACCGGCCGTCCTGATTCCGTCGG GCTTTACTATGCTAAGATTGGAATCGGAACACCATCAAATGATTATTATGTGCAAGTGGATACCGGAAGCGACATAATGTGGGTTAACTGTGTTGGATGCGATCAATGCCCCAGAAGAGGATATCATGGT CTGGAGCTAGCATTCTACAATCGAAAGGATTCTCTCTCTGGTAAATTAATTTCTTGTGGACACCAGTTCTGCAAGGACGTAAATGGAGGCTCGGTATCAGGCTGCTATGGTAATAATTCatgttattttaatgaaaattacgGAGATGGAAGCTTTAGTATGGGCTACTTTGTGGAGGACGTTGTTCAATATGATCTGGTGTCTGGTGATCTCCAAACTAACTCAACAAATGGAACTGTAATTTTTGG GTGTGGGGGTACACAATCTGTAGATCTAAGGTCCGCAGATGACGCTCTTGATGGGGTTTTGGGATTTGGGAAATCGAATTCATCCATGCTTTCCCAGCTGGCTTCATCTGGAAAAGTGAAGAAAATGTTTGCTCATTGCTTGGATGGTGTAAATGGTGGTGGTATATTTGCCATTGGGAACGTTGTCAAACCAAAAGTAACCATGACACCATTAGTACCGAACCA GCAACACTACAATGTCAATATGACAGCTGTTGAAGTTGGTTTTCAATTTCTAAACCTCTCTGCTGAAGTATTTACAAATGGAGTGAACAAGGGAGTTATTATTGACAGTGGAACAACCTTGGCTTATCTTCCTGAGGTGATTTATGGGCCACTAGTGAAAAAG atACTGTCCTGGCAACCTGATCTGAGATTGCGTACAGTTAATGATGAGTATACATGCTTTGGATACTCTGGAAG TGTTGATGATGGATTCCCTCAAGtcaattttcattttgaaaattttctttctttaagaGTTCGTCCACATGAGTATCTATTCCCTTTC gaAGATTTATTTTGCATCGGATGGCAGAATAGTGGCAGTCTATCTCGTGACAAATGGAACCTCACGGTTTTTGGAG TAAATGATGTCTTCTTTACTTATGAAGCCTTGAAGTAA
- the LOC107029230 gene encoding F-box protein At3g07870-like gives MKATRRKNLDKWKQQPKKKSNKKMKISGKRSNEEWNYANIDYFNKLSDDVITFVFLRCTLKSLSMLRCTSKLWNNFITTPSFIHSHLTQSTQNGPKLVFLQDKCLYRSNSSRLRFVSVDMDGSKEELYTVTVPDIQLVCSVMEVCFGLVCLSTDCRLYLCNPALQQLCELPEYSVSSTPGYRHFGFGYLPSRKEYKVVHFFYTTPTMTKRYCYGGMLRVSHLKCEVLTINKFGGVSFNRWKEIADRSPCLPLSQGLLVNECMYWCTYSLSRPLTNPILSFDFESEKFLVISPPSPFEDYVGLSMMDLKGMFCLPDVGRLRKSSILDLWILKDKKSCSWVKECSIRLIDFGYNNITSDCKSCNEEIIFRHLDKVVFYDLKKKSFREMEALSPSYNRYGIYSKSLFSLGTI, from the exons ATGAAAGCTACTCGACGCAAAAATCTTGACAAGTGGAAACAACAACCCAAAAAG AAGTCTAACAAGAAGATGAAAATATCAGGAAAAAGAAGTAATGAGGAATGGAATTATGCAAATATTGACTACTTCAATAAGCTATCTGATGATGTTATAACCTTTGTTTTTCTGAGATGCACCCTCAAGTCATTATCCATGTTAAGATGTACATCCAAGTTGTGGAATAACTTTATTACTACTCCTTCTTTCATTCATTCTCACCTCACACAATCAACACAAAATGGCCCCAAACTTGTTTTTTTGCAAGACAAATGTCTTTACCGGTCAAATTCGTCCAGGTTACGGTTTGTTTCAGTTGACATGGATGGAAGCAAGGAGGAGTTATACACAGTTACTGTCCCTGATATCCAACTCGTATGTTCCGTAATGGAAGTATGCTTCGGGTTGGTTTGCCTTTCAACAGATTGTCGTCTATATTTGTGCAATCCTGCCTTGCAACAATTGTGTGAATTGCCAGAATATTCAGTTTCTTCTACCCCTGGATATAGACATTTTGGGTTTGGATATCTTCCCTCAAGGAAGGAATACAAAGTGGTACATTTTTTCTATACTACTCCTACAATGACTAAAAGGTATTGTTATGGTGGCATGCTTCGGGTTTCACATCTAAAATGTGAGGTtcttaccataaacaagtttgGTGGCGTTTCTTTTAATAGATGGAAAGAAATTGCAGACCGGTCTCCTTGTCTTCCGCTATCTCAAGGACTGTTAGTAAATGAGTGTATGTATTGGTGCACTTATTCTCTTTCTCGTCCCCTTACTAATccaattctttcatttgattttgaAAGTGAAAAGTTCCTAGTTATATCTCCTCCATCACCTTTTGAAGATTATGTGGGCTTGTCTATGATGGATTTGAAAGGGATGTTTTGCTTGCCAGACGTTGGACGCCTCCGCAAGAGTTCAATTCTAGACTTGTGGATACTCAAGGATAAAAAAAGTTGCAGTTGGGTAAAGGAATGTAGCATCCGTTTGATTGACTTTGGGTATAACAATATTACGTCTGACTGCAAGTCATGCAATGAAGAAATAATATTCCGACATTTGGATAAAGTGGTCTTCTATGAccttaaaaaaaaatccttcaGAGAAATGGAAGCACTTTCACCTTCTTACAATCGTTATGGAATTTACTCAAAAAGCTTGTTTTCTTTAGGAACCATATAA
- the LOC107029229 gene encoding aspartic proteinase-like protein 2 isoform X3, which translates to MVKFELGYFLFFILIIGTANGGIEGVIKVNYKFSGSERTLTALKAHDEKRHLRLLAGVDLPIGGTGRPDSVGLYYAKIGIGTPSNDYYVQVDTGSDIMWVNCVGCDQCPRRGYHGLELAFYNRKDSLSGKLISCGHQFCKDVNGGSVSGCYGNNSCYFNENYGDGSFSMGYFVEDVVQYDLVSGDLQTNSTNGTVIFGCGGTQSVDLRSADDALDGVLGFGKSNSSMLSQLASSGKVKKMFAHCLDGVNGGGIFAIGNVVKPKVTMTPLVPNQQHYNVNMTAVEVGFQFLNLSAEVFTNGVNKGVIIDSGTTLAYLPEVIYGPLVKKILSWQPDLRLRTVNDEYTCFGYSGSVDDGFPQVNFHFENFLSLRVRPHEYLFPFIYFASDGRIVAVYLVTNGTSRFLEIWFSQIS; encoded by the exons ATGGTGAAATTCGAATTGGGTTActttttattcttcattttgattATTGGAACTGCAAATGGGGGAATTGAAGGAGTAATCAAAGTGAATTACAAGTTTTCCGGTTCTGAACGGACTCTCACTGCCCTAAAAGCCCATGATGAAAAGCGCCATCTCAGACTTCTCGCCGGCGTCGACCTACCTATCGGCGGCACCGGCCGTCCTGATTCCGTCGG GCTTTACTATGCTAAGATTGGAATCGGAACACCATCAAATGATTATTATGTGCAAGTGGATACCGGAAGCGACATAATGTGGGTTAACTGTGTTGGATGCGATCAATGCCCCAGAAGAGGATATCATGGT CTGGAGCTAGCATTCTACAATCGAAAGGATTCTCTCTCTGGTAAATTAATTTCTTGTGGACACCAGTTCTGCAAGGACGTAAATGGAGGCTCGGTATCAGGCTGCTATGGTAATAATTCatgttattttaatgaaaattacgGAGATGGAAGCTTTAGTATGGGCTACTTTGTGGAGGACGTTGTTCAATATGATCTGGTGTCTGGTGATCTCCAAACTAACTCAACAAATGGAACTGTAATTTTTGG GTGTGGGGGTACACAATCTGTAGATCTAAGGTCCGCAGATGACGCTCTTGATGGGGTTTTGGGATTTGGGAAATCGAATTCATCCATGCTTTCCCAGCTGGCTTCATCTGGAAAAGTGAAGAAAATGTTTGCTCATTGCTTGGATGGTGTAAATGGTGGTGGTATATTTGCCATTGGGAACGTTGTCAAACCAAAAGTAACCATGACACCATTAGTACCGAACCA GCAACACTACAATGTCAATATGACAGCTGTTGAAGTTGGTTTTCAATTTCTAAACCTCTCTGCTGAAGTATTTACAAATGGAGTGAACAAGGGAGTTATTATTGACAGTGGAACAACCTTGGCTTATCTTCCTGAGGTGATTTATGGGCCACTAGTGAAAAAG atACTGTCCTGGCAACCTGATCTGAGATTGCGTACAGTTAATGATGAGTATACATGCTTTGGATACTCTGGAAG TGTTGATGATGGATTCCCTCAAGtcaattttcattttgaaaattttctttctttaagaGTTCGTCCACATGAGTATCTATTCCCTTTC ATTTATTTTGCATCGGATGGCAGAATAGTGGCAGTCTATCTCGTGACAAATGGAACCTCACGGTTTTTGGAG ATTTGGTTCTCTCAAATAAGCTAG
- the LOC107029229 gene encoding aspartic proteinase-like protein 2 isoform X1 — MVKFELGYFLFFILIIGTANGGIEGVIKVNYKFSGSERTLTALKAHDEKRHLRLLAGVDLPIGGTGRPDSVGLYYAKIGIGTPSNDYYVQVDTGSDIMWVNCVGCDQCPRRGYHGLELAFYNRKDSLSGKLISCGHQFCKDVNGGSVSGCYGNNSCYFNENYGDGSFSMGYFVEDVVQYDLVSGDLQTNSTNGTVIFGCGGTQSVDLRSADDALDGVLGFGKSNSSMLSQLASSGKVKKMFAHCLDGVNGGGIFAIGNVVKPKVTMTPLVPNQQHYNVNMTAVEVGFQFLNLSAEVFTNGVNKGVIIDSGTTLAYLPEVIYGPLVKKILSWQPDLRLRTVNDEYTCFGYSGSVDDGFPQVNFHFENFLSLRVRPHEYLFPFEDLFCIGWQNSGSLSRDKWNLTVFGDLVLSNKLVLYDLEKQSIGWTEYNCSSSIGLKDEITGSVHLVGAHSLSGASSLTAQMALTLSLLVALLHYSLFNGES, encoded by the exons ATGGTGAAATTCGAATTGGGTTActttttattcttcattttgattATTGGAACTGCAAATGGGGGAATTGAAGGAGTAATCAAAGTGAATTACAAGTTTTCCGGTTCTGAACGGACTCTCACTGCCCTAAAAGCCCATGATGAAAAGCGCCATCTCAGACTTCTCGCCGGCGTCGACCTACCTATCGGCGGCACCGGCCGTCCTGATTCCGTCGG GCTTTACTATGCTAAGATTGGAATCGGAACACCATCAAATGATTATTATGTGCAAGTGGATACCGGAAGCGACATAATGTGGGTTAACTGTGTTGGATGCGATCAATGCCCCAGAAGAGGATATCATGGT CTGGAGCTAGCATTCTACAATCGAAAGGATTCTCTCTCTGGTAAATTAATTTCTTGTGGACACCAGTTCTGCAAGGACGTAAATGGAGGCTCGGTATCAGGCTGCTATGGTAATAATTCatgttattttaatgaaaattacgGAGATGGAAGCTTTAGTATGGGCTACTTTGTGGAGGACGTTGTTCAATATGATCTGGTGTCTGGTGATCTCCAAACTAACTCAACAAATGGAACTGTAATTTTTGG GTGTGGGGGTACACAATCTGTAGATCTAAGGTCCGCAGATGACGCTCTTGATGGGGTTTTGGGATTTGGGAAATCGAATTCATCCATGCTTTCCCAGCTGGCTTCATCTGGAAAAGTGAAGAAAATGTTTGCTCATTGCTTGGATGGTGTAAATGGTGGTGGTATATTTGCCATTGGGAACGTTGTCAAACCAAAAGTAACCATGACACCATTAGTACCGAACCA GCAACACTACAATGTCAATATGACAGCTGTTGAAGTTGGTTTTCAATTTCTAAACCTCTCTGCTGAAGTATTTACAAATGGAGTGAACAAGGGAGTTATTATTGACAGTGGAACAACCTTGGCTTATCTTCCTGAGGTGATTTATGGGCCACTAGTGAAAAAG atACTGTCCTGGCAACCTGATCTGAGATTGCGTACAGTTAATGATGAGTATACATGCTTTGGATACTCTGGAAG TGTTGATGATGGATTCCCTCAAGtcaattttcattttgaaaattttctttctttaagaGTTCGTCCACATGAGTATCTATTCCCTTTC gaAGATTTATTTTGCATCGGATGGCAGAATAGTGGCAGTCTATCTCGTGACAAATGGAACCTCACGGTTTTTGGAG ATTTGGTTCTCTCAAATAAGCTAGTCTTGTATGATCTTGAAAAGCAGTCCATTGGTTGGACCGAATATAACT GCTCGTCGAGCATCGGATTGAAGGATGAAATTACTGGTTCAGTACATTTAGTAGGAGCTCATTCCCTTTCTGGTGCTTCTAGTTTGACTGCTCAAATGGCTCTAACCTTGTCGTTATTAGTAGCTCTGCTGCACTACTCACTATTTAACGGGGAAAGCTGA
- the LOC107029229 gene encoding aspartic proteinase-like protein 2 isoform X4 — protein MVKFELGYFLFFILIIGTANGGIEGVIKVNYKFSGSERTLTALKAHDEKRHLRLLAGVDLPIGGTGRPDSVGLYYAKIGIGTPSNDYYVQVDTGSDIMWVNCVGCDQCPRRGYHGLELAFYNRKDSLSGKLISCGHQFCKDVNGGSVSGCYGNNSCYFNENYGDGSFSMGYFVEDVVQYDLVSGDLQTNSTNGTVIFGCGGTQSVDLRSADDALDGVLGFGKSNSSMLSQLASSGKVKKMFAHCLDGVNGGGIFAIGNVVKPKVTMTPLVPNQQHYNVNMTAVEVGFQFLNLSAEVFTNGVNKGVIIDSGTTLAYLPEVIYGPLVKKILSWQPDLRLRTVNDEYTCFGYSGSVDDGFPQVNFHFENFLSLRVRPHEYLFPFIYFASDGRIVAVYLVTNGTSRFLE, from the exons ATGGTGAAATTCGAATTGGGTTActttttattcttcattttgattATTGGAACTGCAAATGGGGGAATTGAAGGAGTAATCAAAGTGAATTACAAGTTTTCCGGTTCTGAACGGACTCTCACTGCCCTAAAAGCCCATGATGAAAAGCGCCATCTCAGACTTCTCGCCGGCGTCGACCTACCTATCGGCGGCACCGGCCGTCCTGATTCCGTCGG GCTTTACTATGCTAAGATTGGAATCGGAACACCATCAAATGATTATTATGTGCAAGTGGATACCGGAAGCGACATAATGTGGGTTAACTGTGTTGGATGCGATCAATGCCCCAGAAGAGGATATCATGGT CTGGAGCTAGCATTCTACAATCGAAAGGATTCTCTCTCTGGTAAATTAATTTCTTGTGGACACCAGTTCTGCAAGGACGTAAATGGAGGCTCGGTATCAGGCTGCTATGGTAATAATTCatgttattttaatgaaaattacgGAGATGGAAGCTTTAGTATGGGCTACTTTGTGGAGGACGTTGTTCAATATGATCTGGTGTCTGGTGATCTCCAAACTAACTCAACAAATGGAACTGTAATTTTTGG GTGTGGGGGTACACAATCTGTAGATCTAAGGTCCGCAGATGACGCTCTTGATGGGGTTTTGGGATTTGGGAAATCGAATTCATCCATGCTTTCCCAGCTGGCTTCATCTGGAAAAGTGAAGAAAATGTTTGCTCATTGCTTGGATGGTGTAAATGGTGGTGGTATATTTGCCATTGGGAACGTTGTCAAACCAAAAGTAACCATGACACCATTAGTACCGAACCA GCAACACTACAATGTCAATATGACAGCTGTTGAAGTTGGTTTTCAATTTCTAAACCTCTCTGCTGAAGTATTTACAAATGGAGTGAACAAGGGAGTTATTATTGACAGTGGAACAACCTTGGCTTATCTTCCTGAGGTGATTTATGGGCCACTAGTGAAAAAG atACTGTCCTGGCAACCTGATCTGAGATTGCGTACAGTTAATGATGAGTATACATGCTTTGGATACTCTGGAAG TGTTGATGATGGATTCCCTCAAGtcaattttcattttgaaaattttctttctttaagaGTTCGTCCACATGAGTATCTATTCCCTTTC ATTTATTTTGCATCGGATGGCAGAATAGTGGCAGTCTATCTCGTGACAAATGGAACCTCACGGTTTTTGGAG TAA